The window TTGCGCTTGCGGACCATTTGCCGGCCATAGCTGGTGTGTAATCGTTTCTCCATCAGATCGTACCACTCCTTGCCCTCCGAATGTTTTAATTGTTTATAATTGACTTTGCTGGTAATACACTGCGCCTTGATTGGACAGTTTTTACACTGTTTGGCAAAAGTTCTATAGACCCGCATTTTTTTGTTTCCAGTGATTGATATCGATCGATACGGTAGATATTCTCCCTGGCTGCACTCATAGCGATCA is drawn from Rhodohalobacter sp. SW132 and contains these coding sequences:
- a CDS encoding transposase, which translates into the protein DRYECSQGEYLPYRSISITGNKKMRVYRTFAKQCKNCPIKAQCITSKVNYKQLKHSEGKEWYDLMEKRLHTSYGRQMVRKRKAIVEPALGNLLHQNGMKKVYARGIQAANKHVMLASM